Proteins encoded in a region of the Methanofollis tationis genome:
- a CDS encoding IS5 family transposase codes for MSTFTNFAIHHEYASLAALGDRLGEVSGLIDWDAFRPLLADLYTNAEGRGGRPNYDVVLMIRLLVLQQWYGLSDPELERQATDRISFRHFLGYPETIPDRSTVWLFRERLAQTGKDTAIWDEFQRQLEVQGLAIKRGVMQDATFITADPGHAPAGTPRGDQAETRRSRDGTWAKKGSKSQFGYKLHILLDKDSQLIRRIETTTASLHDSRIDLSREGETVYRDKGYFGVKPQASMDKTMHRAVRNHPLSIKENRRNKAISRTRSLVERPFAVIKRVFHAGHLMVTTVARVHVKNIFSCMNFNFRQLLTLKAQAAER; via the coding sequence ATGAGCACGTTTACCAATTTCGCGATCCACCACGAATATGCCAGCCTTGCAGCTCTGGGTGATCGGCTGGGTGAGGTCAGCGGTCTGATCGACTGGGATGCCTTCCGCCCTCTCCTTGCTGACCTCTACACCAACGCCGAGGGGCGAGGCGGCCGTCCGAACTATGACGTCGTTCTGATGATCCGGCTGCTGGTGCTTCAGCAGTGGTATGGCCTGTCTGACCCCGAACTGGAGCGTCAGGCGACCGACCGGATCTCGTTCCGTCACTTCCTGGGATATCCGGAAACCATTCCGGATCGGTCGACGGTCTGGCTGTTCCGGGAACGCTTGGCGCAAACCGGGAAGGATACCGCGATCTGGGATGAGTTCCAGCGGCAACTCGAAGTACAAGGGCTCGCCATCAAACGCGGTGTCATGCAGGACGCGACGTTCATCACCGCCGATCCCGGGCATGCTCCTGCCGGCACGCCCCGGGGAGATCAGGCAGAGACGCGGCGCAGCCGCGACGGCACCTGGGCCAAGAAGGGCTCGAAGTCACAGTTCGGGTACAAACTTCACATCCTGCTCGACAAGGACAGTCAGCTGATCCGCCGGATTGAGACCACCACGGCGTCACTCCATGACAGCAGGATCGATCTCTCCCGGGAAGGTGAGACGGTCTATCGCGATAAAGGCTATTTTGGGGTGAAACCGCAGGCATCTATGGACAAGACCATGCACCGGGCCGTTCGCAACCATCCCCTCTCCATCAAGGAGAACCGGCGGAACAAGGCCATCAGCAGAACACGATCGCTGGTGGAACGACCGTTTGCCGTGATCAAGCGGGTGTTCCATGCAGGCCACCTCATGGTCACGACGGTTGCCAGAGTGCACGTCAAGAACATCTTCTCCTGCATGAATTTCAACTTCAGGCAACTTCTTACCCTCAAAGCGCAAGCTGCCGAGCGATAG
- a CDS encoding transposase codes for MDEWARGWLEDQRRKGEKCLEIKYIQDKPYVYRSTSVYDKASKSPRKVSTYLGRLTKDHGLVPKGARTPTIQPCTIHEYGNAALLEEESSDLLPILKDAFPGHWQEIVALTFTRISGYTPLSRVNDAWEKLNNGLEIAPSCDPRALSRTLTAIGGDRHAQQQVFQYLSSQSNRLIYDLSFIFSSSDTVNLAEFGYNAEGVWLPQVNIALFSAMDTGLPVMIRALPGSVRDVSTLVGSLAEIAAPGGILVLDRGFVSEKNETALIEAKIPFVLPQRRNSTRYEIRIHLTDHFFYHKRLIHAGKREIDGLTLYLYEDADLKVEEEKTLYRLLEEGEIDREALNVRLKRAGRILILSSVKAEPQEIYQMYKSRNLVEDHFAAFKSLIQADKLYLRDATAVFGHVFVGFLCLYLYCRILNRIKRAGMTAHLSPQGLLLKLSKVYAVGAGEERRITEVPKGVRKIAEKLELDIFPNA; via the coding sequence ATGGACGAGTGGGCTCGCGGGTGGCTGGAAGACCAACGCCGGAAGGGCGAGAAGTGCCTTGAGATCAAGTACATCCAGGACAAACCCTACGTCTACCGTTCGACAAGCGTCTACGACAAAGCGAGCAAATCCCCCCGGAAGGTGAGCACGTACCTCGGCCGGCTCACGAAAGATCATGGCCTGGTACCCAAAGGTGCGCGAACGCCAACCATCCAGCCCTGCACCATCCACGAATATGGCAACGCTGCCCTGCTGGAAGAAGAGTCCAGTGACCTTCTCCCCATCCTGAAAGACGCCTTCCCGGGCCACTGGCAGGAGATCGTCGCCCTCACCTTCACCCGGATCTCCGGGTACACGCCGCTCTCCCGGGTCAATGATGCCTGGGAGAAACTCAATAACGGCCTTGAGATCGCGCCGTCCTGCGATCCCCGCGCTCTCTCGCGTACGCTCACCGCGATCGGCGGCGATCGTCATGCCCAGCAGCAGGTGTTCCAGTACCTCTCCTCACAATCGAACCGGCTCATCTACGACCTCTCGTTCATCTTCTCTTCCTCCGACACCGTAAACCTGGCAGAGTTCGGCTACAACGCTGAAGGGGTCTGGCTGCCCCAGGTGAACATTGCACTCTTCAGCGCCATGGATACCGGCCTTCCGGTGATGATCCGCGCCCTGCCGGGTTCGGTCAGGGATGTCTCGACTCTCGTTGGATCCCTCGCCGAGATCGCAGCACCAGGAGGCATTCTTGTCCTCGATCGTGGATTCGTCTCGGAGAAGAACGAAACAGCCCTGATCGAGGCGAAGATCCCGTTCGTCCTCCCGCAACGCCGCAATAGCACCAGGTACGAGATCAGGATCCATCTCACCGACCACTTCTTCTACCACAAACGGCTGATCCATGCCGGTAAAAGGGAGATCGACGGACTGACACTCTATCTCTACGAGGATGCCGACCTGAAGGTCGAAGAGGAGAAGACCCTCTACCGCCTGCTGGAGGAGGGAGAGATCGATCGGGAAGCGCTGAACGTGAGGCTGAAGCGTGCGGGCCGGATCCTGATCCTCTCCTCGGTGAAGGCGGAGCCCCAGGAGATCTACCAGATGTATAAGTCGAGAAACCTGGTCGAGGACCATTTTGCTGCGTTCAAGAGTTTGATCCAGGCAGACAAGCTCTACCTCCGGGACGCAACGGCGGTGTTCGGCCATGTCTTTGTCGGGTTTCTCTGTCTCTATCTCTACTGCCGGATCCTGAACCGGATCAAGAGGGCGGGGATGACAGCGCACCTGTCACCGCAGGGGCTGCTGCTGAAACTCTCAAAGGTGTACGCGGTGGGAGCGGGGGAGGAGAGACGGATCACCGAGGTGCCGAAGGGGGTGCGGAAGATCGCGGAGAAACTGGAACTCGATATATTCCCTAATGCTTGA
- a CDS encoding bile acid:sodium symporter translates to MREHYAIIIISTLLIAIAVGLVSSAPGRFLQQYSVLFIVIMIGAMGFSITFKSLSASLKEWCARCLSLGLVLNFLFAPFLCWLLALLFLQEYPDFAVGLVLIGAVPCAGMAMVWTGLLKGDLPLATVINAVTMVLAPFLIPVIMLLFAGRFVVIDTTAMFVQVFLTVLLPLLIGISLREILEWRSCALKGHDKSRGPQHDRERAINVQHILPVMSAVSATMAVLLMFMAINTSVPLMVRNVAAIVPLAASTILIFPILFVSAYLLSVRLFPHSQNIALTYSAGMKNLPIAIGIASVSFGGLAMLPVAVGFAFQMLTAVVFYQIYRRSAPNVG, encoded by the coding sequence GTGAGAGAACACTACGCGATTATCATCATCTCCACCCTTCTCATTGCGATCGCGGTCGGCCTGGTCTCTTCCGCACCGGGCCGGTTTCTCCAGCAGTACAGCGTGCTGTTCATCGTGATCATGATCGGGGCAATGGGCTTTTCCATCACTTTCAAGAGCCTCAGCGCCTCGCTCAAGGAATGGTGTGCACGCTGCCTCTCGCTCGGGCTGGTGTTGAATTTCCTCTTTGCACCGTTCCTGTGCTGGCTCCTTGCACTCCTGTTTCTCCAGGAATATCCCGATTTTGCCGTTGGCCTCGTCCTTATCGGTGCGGTCCCCTGTGCCGGTATGGCCATGGTGTGGACCGGGCTGCTAAAAGGGGATCTCCCGCTCGCGACGGTCATCAATGCGGTGACGATGGTTCTCGCACCCTTCCTCATCCCGGTGATCATGCTCCTCTTTGCCGGCAGGTTCGTGGTTATTGATACGACTGCCATGTTCGTCCAGGTATTCCTCACCGTCCTCCTGCCCCTCCTTATCGGCATATCCCTGCGGGAGATCCTTGAATGGAGATCCTGTGCTCTGAAAGGCCATGATAAATCGCGGGGGCCGCAGCACGACCGGGAGAGAGCAATAAACGTGCAGCACATCCTCCCTGTCATGTCTGCCGTCTCCGCGACCATGGCCGTCCTGCTCATGTTCATGGCGATCAACACCAGCGTCCCGCTCATGGTCAGGAACGTCGCCGCCATCGTCCCGCTCGCCGCATCGACCATCCTCATCTTCCCCATCCTGTTTGTCTCGGCTTATCTTCTGAGCGTGCGGCTCTTCCCGCATTCCCAGAACATTGCCCTCACCTATTCGGCCGGTATGAAAAATCTCCCCATCGCCATCGGGATAGCGTCGGTCAGTTTCGGGGGACTCGCGATGCTCCCGGTCGCGGTCGGGTTCGCGTTCCAGATGCTGACCGCGGTCGTATTCTACCAGATATACAGGAGATCGGCCCCGAACGTCGGGTGA
- a CDS encoding universal stress protein, translated as MKMDSMLVPLEIHGAAAAMAPAVEEIARLGVERVELLYVINIRETAGDPGIHAHDREVMDGWKKRLETCGVPDVGAEVVAGIPWIEILERAEANPPSLIVMGSHGRSLIPRMLLGSQTENVLAHAAVPLLILRLAVMKEGDPTACTLTTDRIFRRVLYLTDFSGDAERCIPFIEWMARARPERLVIMHVQDTRRLWTASQEQISEFNRKDAARLADLKRHFEPLGIPQVVTMLVTGNAIDEILGVEETFEPTLIVMGAKGRHSAIRSLLGGVTGAVVHGARAHVLVVR; from the coding sequence ATGAAGATGGACTCAATGCTTGTCCCGCTGGAGATCCACGGTGCGGCCGCCGCGATGGCGCCGGCTGTGGAGGAGATCGCCCGTCTCGGTGTGGAGCGGGTGGAACTGCTGTACGTGATCAACATCCGCGAGACGGCGGGCGATCCCGGCATTCATGCGCACGACCGCGAGGTGATGGATGGGTGGAAAAAACGCCTGGAGACCTGCGGCGTTCCCGATGTCGGGGCCGAGGTCGTCGCCGGCATCCCCTGGATCGAGATCCTGGAGCGGGCAGAGGCGAACCCGCCGTCTCTCATCGTGATGGGCTCGCACGGCCGTTCTCTGATCCCTCGCATGCTCCTTGGGAGCCAGACTGAGAACGTCCTCGCCCATGCAGCGGTGCCGCTCCTGATCCTCCGCCTGGCCGTGATGAAGGAGGGGGACCCGACCGCCTGCACCCTCACGACCGATCGGATCTTCCGCCGGGTCCTCTACCTGACCGACTTCTCCGGGGATGCAGAGCGGTGCATCCCGTTCATCGAGTGGATGGCCCGGGCGCGGCCCGAGCGCCTGGTGATCATGCACGTCCAGGACACCCGCCGCCTCTGGACAGCCTCGCAGGAACAGATCTCGGAGTTCAACCGGAAGGACGCCGCACGCCTCGCCGACCTGAAGCGGCACTTCGAACCCCTGGGTATCCCGCAGGTCGTCACGATGCTTGTGACCGGCAACGCCATCGACGAGATCCTGGGGGTCGAGGAGACGTTTGAGCCGACGCTCATTGTCATGGGGGCGAAAGGGCGACACAGCGCAATTCGGTCCCTCCTCGGCGGGGTGACCGGGGCGGTGGTCCACGGCGCACGGGCGCATGTGCTCGTGGTGCGGTAA
- the arsB gene encoding ACR3 family arsenite efflux transporter: MTERRLSTFEKYLTVWVALCIVAGIALGRAAPGVAVALDSFSVYQVSIPIAIALFFMMYPIMVKIDFAEVLRAARTPKPVALTLFINWAVKPFTMYLLATFFLGYVFVGFIPGTEVLADGSTVELWRSYVAGCILLGIAPCTAMVLMWSYLAKGNDGLTLIMVAINSLTMLVLYAPLGGFLLGVNAMPIPWETILLSVSVYVALPLVAGYFTRKWIIAKKGMAWFETRFLNLLTPVSIVALLGTLVLLFTFKGEVIVENPLTILWIAVPLFIQTVLIFTLGYFVLAPRIGLPYREAAPAGMIGASNHFEVAIATATILFGLGSGAALATVVGVLIEVPVMLMLVKICLRTQGMFRSEPT; encoded by the coding sequence ATGACCGAGCGCCGCCTCTCCACCTTCGAGAAGTATCTCACGGTCTGGGTGGCGCTCTGCATCGTGGCCGGGATCGCCCTCGGCCGCGCCGCCCCGGGCGTCGCCGTCGCCCTCGACTCGTTTTCGGTCTACCAGGTCTCGATCCCGATCGCGATCGCCCTCTTCTTCATGATGTACCCGATCATGGTGAAGATCGACTTTGCCGAGGTGCTCAGGGCGGCCCGGACCCCAAAACCCGTCGCCCTCACCCTCTTCATAAACTGGGCGGTCAAGCCCTTCACGATGTACCTCCTCGCCACCTTCTTCCTGGGATACGTCTTCGTCGGGTTCATCCCGGGGACCGAGGTGCTCGCCGACGGGAGCACCGTCGAACTCTGGCGGAGCTACGTTGCCGGGTGCATCCTCCTCGGGATCGCCCCGTGCACGGCGATGGTCCTGATGTGGAGCTACCTGGCGAAGGGCAACGACGGCCTCACCCTGATCATGGTGGCGATCAACTCCCTCACGATGCTGGTGCTCTACGCCCCGCTCGGCGGTTTTCTCCTCGGCGTGAACGCCATGCCGATCCCCTGGGAGACGATCCTCCTCTCGGTCTCGGTGTACGTCGCCCTCCCGCTTGTCGCAGGCTACTTCACCAGGAAGTGGATCATCGCAAAGAAGGGGATGGCCTGGTTTGAGACACGGTTTTTGAACCTGCTCACCCCGGTCTCGATCGTCGCCCTGCTCGGCACCCTGGTCCTCCTCTTCACCTTCAAGGGCGAGGTCATCGTCGAGAACCCCCTGACGATCCTCTGGATAGCAGTCCCGCTCTTCATCCAGACGGTGCTCATCTTCACCCTGGGGTATTTCGTCCTGGCCCCGAGGATAGGCCTCCCCTACCGGGAGGCCGCCCCGGCCGGGATGATCGGCGCCTCGAACCATTTCGAGGTGGCGATCGCAACGGCGACGATCCTCTTCGGGCTGGGGTCGGGGGCGGCGCTTGCGACGGTCGTCGGCGTCCTGATCGAGGTGCCGGTGATGCTGATGCTCGTAAAAATCTGCCTGCGTACGCAGGGAATGTTCAGGAGTGAACCAACATGA
- a CDS encoding DUF2703 domain-containing protein: protein MAGTLLVEWRHIGESVDATCERCAATGRTLNEVVAAIRPVLSARRIRVRVTETVLPPERIAESNTVLFNGIPIEDLLDEVRVEMTPCASCSCITGTEADCRAIVCGDETHEALPADLILKAALRVVEP, encoded by the coding sequence ATGGCCGGCACCCTTCTCGTGGAATGGCGGCACATCGGCGAGAGCGTGGATGCGACCTGCGAACGGTGTGCGGCGACCGGGCGCACGCTCAATGAGGTCGTCGCCGCCATCCGCCCGGTGCTCTCGGCCCGGCGGATCAGGGTGCGGGTGACCGAGACGGTCCTCCCGCCTGAACGGATCGCCGAGTCCAACACGGTCCTCTTCAACGGCATCCCCATCGAGGACCTCCTCGACGAGGTGCGGGTGGAGATGACCCCCTGCGCCTCCTGCTCCTGCATCACCGGGACCGAGGCAGATTGTCGGGCGATCGTCTGCGGGGACGAGACCCACGAGGCCCTCCCCGCCGACCTGATCCTGAAAGCCGCACTGCGGGTGGTGGAGCCATGA
- a CDS encoding putative zinc-binding protein, with the protein MADQPTCTCGGGEAAGQKRIIFACSGASNVGELSNAAAVALTNEGFGNKACTASLAIRTPSVMKKVEDADEIVVIDGCPVECAGKIAAGAGIEPDQHIVVTELGIKKIGDMTVHEDDLEKVVSAAWEGKGEKKPAPEEKKPGSGGCGCGGGC; encoded by the coding sequence ATGGCAGATCAACCCACCTGCACCTGCGGCGGCGGCGAGGCGGCCGGGCAAAAGCGGATCATCTTCGCCTGCTCGGGCGCCTCGAATGTCGGCGAACTCTCGAACGCCGCGGCGGTCGCCCTCACGAATGAGGGCTTTGGGAACAAGGCCTGCACCGCCTCACTCGCCATCAGGACGCCCTCGGTGATGAAGAAGGTCGAGGACGCCGACGAGATCGTCGTCATCGACGGCTGTCCGGTCGAATGCGCCGGGAAGATCGCCGCAGGGGCGGGCATCGAGCCCGACCAGCACATTGTGGTCACCGAACTGGGGATCAAGAAGATCGGCGATATGACGGTCCATGAGGACGACCTTGAGAAGGTCGTTTCGGCGGCCTGGGAGGGGAAAGGAGAGAAGAAGCCCGCCCCTGAAGAGAAAAAGCCGGGAAGCGGTGGCTGCGGCTGCGGCGGGGGCTGCTAG
- a CDS encoding thioredoxin family protein produces the protein MKIEILGTGCMKCKRLAKNVESAVAELGISAEIEKVEDITAIMDRGVMLTPALIVDGELRVSGRVADVKELKEILQG, from the coding sequence ATGAAGATTGAAATCCTCGGAACCGGATGCATGAAATGCAAACGCCTGGCAAAGAACGTCGAATCTGCGGTCGCGGAGCTCGGGATCTCCGCCGAGATCGAGAAGGTGGAGGATATCACCGCCATCATGGACCGCGGCGTGATGCTGACCCCGGCACTGATCGTCGACGGCGAACTGCGGGTCTCGGGCCGGGTGGCCGACGTGAAAGAGCTCAAGGAGATCCTGCAGGGGTGA
- a CDS encoding permease has protein sequence MIDILIDSLLMGWETLLGYLAEHVLTCLVPAFFIAGAIATFIKKDAILKYFSPDAKKSVAYGLASVSGTLLAVCSCTILPMFAGLFKRGSGIGPATTFLYAGPAINILAIVYTAKVLGFDLGLARAVFAVILAIVIGLVMAALFRSHDVETRKKMAAMPQVPAGGGEERPRWVVPAFLVMLVGILIAGTAQADWLIKFPVIYALTLGTAYLLIYFFERDEVTEWGWETWDLTKKIFPILIVGTFALGMLAYFLPPETFGPFFGTNSLQSTLLASVVGTILYMPTLLEVPVIGTTFGYTSGVMAGGPALALLLSGPSVSLPSLLVISRIMGPKKTAVYAVLVIVFSALAGFAYGLILG, from the coding sequence ATGATAGACATCCTCATTGATTCGCTCCTCATGGGGTGGGAGACCCTGCTCGGCTACCTCGCCGAGCACGTCCTCACCTGCCTGGTCCCGGCGTTCTTCATCGCCGGCGCCATTGCGACGTTCATCAAGAAGGACGCGATCCTCAAATACTTCAGCCCGGACGCGAAGAAGAGCGTCGCCTACGGCCTCGCCTCGGTCTCGGGGACGTTACTCGCCGTCTGCTCCTGCACGATCCTGCCGATGTTCGCCGGGCTCTTCAAGCGGGGCAGCGGGATCGGGCCGGCGACGACCTTCCTGTACGCCGGGCCGGCGATCAACATCCTGGCCATCGTCTATACGGCGAAGGTGCTCGGCTTCGACCTGGGGCTGGCGCGGGCGGTCTTTGCAGTCATCCTGGCGATCGTCATCGGTCTTGTCATGGCGGCGCTCTTCCGCTCGCACGACGTCGAGACGCGGAAGAAGATGGCGGCGATGCCGCAGGTGCCCGCAGGCGGCGGGGAGGAGCGCCCCCGCTGGGTCGTCCCGGCGTTCTTGGTCATGCTCGTCGGGATCCTGATCGCCGGCACCGCCCAGGCCGACTGGCTGATCAAGTTCCCGGTCATCTACGCCCTCACCCTGGGCACGGCCTACCTGCTCATCTACTTCTTCGAGCGGGACGAGGTGACTGAGTGGGGCTGGGAGACCTGGGACCTCACGAAGAAGATCTTCCCGATCCTGATCGTCGGCACCTTCGCCCTCGGCATGCTCGCCTATTTCCTCCCGCCCGAGACCTTCGGCCCCTTCTTCGGGACGAACTCCCTCCAGTCGACCCTGCTCGCCTCGGTCGTCGGGACGATCCTGTACATGCCCACCCTGCTGGAGGTGCCGGTGATCGGCACCACCTTCGGCTACACCTCGGGCGTGATGGCCGGCGGCCCTGCGCTCGCCCTCCTCCTCTCCGGGCCGAGCGTGAGTCTGCCCTCGCTCCTGGTGATCTCCCGGATCATGGGGCCGAAGAAGACCGCCGTCTATGCAGTGCTCGTGATCGTCTTCTCGGCCCTCGCGGGGTTCGCGTACGGCCTGATCCTGGGGTGA
- a CDS encoding permease, with the protein MALTETLLEAGRFFVVIAGELIILFVGISFLVGLLHAYIPEERIRQTLAGRGEGTSTVLGGVFGALTPFCSCSTIPILVGLLNARIPFAACMAFLLASPLLNPVILSLLAALIGPVPTAVYAVITFFAALVLATLLARLGFARSVKEVTVEGMAAAPACGCEGGTFAERHGPRLSAALNFAVSLFRQVFAYLVLGAAIGAFIYGFVPADLIVSVAGPDNPLAIPAAALIGIPMYIRAETIIPISAVLLQKGMGAGAVMALIIGGAGASIPEITLLSAIFERRLVAAFVVTVLGIAVLAGFAFGVILPA; encoded by the coding sequence ATGGCGCTGACTGAGACGCTTCTTGAAGCGGGCAGGTTCTTCGTCGTGATCGCCGGGGAACTCATCATCCTCTTTGTCGGGATCAGTTTCCTGGTCGGTCTGCTCCATGCCTACATCCCTGAGGAGCGGATCAGGCAGACCCTCGCCGGACGGGGCGAGGGCACATCCACCGTCCTCGGCGGCGTCTTCGGGGCGCTCACGCCCTTCTGCTCCTGCTCCACGATCCCGATCCTGGTGGGGCTGTTGAACGCCCGGATCCCGTTCGCCGCCTGCATGGCCTTCCTGCTCGCCTCGCCCCTCTTAAACCCGGTGATCCTCTCCCTCCTTGCCGCCCTCATCGGCCCGGTGCCGACGGCCGTATATGCCGTCATCACCTTCTTCGCGGCCCTCGTGCTCGCCACCCTCCTCGCGAGGCTCGGCTTTGCCCGCTCTGTGAAGGAGGTAACCGTCGAGGGGATGGCGGCGGCGCCGGCGTGCGGGTGCGAGGGGGGCACCTTTGCGGAGCGTCACGGCCCGCGGCTCTCCGCCGCCCTGAACTTCGCCGTCTCGCTCTTCCGCCAGGTCTTCGCGTACCTCGTCCTCGGCGCCGCCATCGGGGCCTTCATCTACGGTTTCGTCCCGGCCGACCTCATCGTTTCGGTCGCCGGGCCTGACAATCCCCTCGCCATCCCCGCCGCCGCCCTGATCGGCATACCAATGTATATCAGGGCCGAGACGATAATTCCGATCAGCGCCGTCCTCCTCCAGAAGGGGATGGGTGCCGGGGCGGTGATGGCCCTGATCATCGGCGGCGCCGGGGCGAGCATCCCGGAGATCACGCTGCTCTCGGCGATCTTCGAGCGGCGCCTGGTGGCGGCCTTCGTCGTCACCGTGCTCGGTATCGCCGTCCTTGCCGGGTTCGCCTTCGGCGTCATTCTCCCGGCATAA
- a CDS encoding ferredoxin-thioredoxin reductase catalytic domain-containing protein: protein MISDIARTKEEDTAARIRAWAERYAARNGWRLNPDPAERETVIHGLARNAIRFGKQYCPCRIRSGDAAEDRKIICPCIYHRDEIREDGHCHCRLFFRNDQGVSS from the coding sequence ATGATCTCCGATATTGCCAGAACCAAAGAGGAAGACACGGCGGCACGTATCCGCGCCTGGGCCGAAAGATACGCGGCGCGCAACGGCTGGCGACTCAACCCCGATCCGGCTGAACGCGAAACCGTCATCCACGGACTTGCCAGAAACGCCATCAGGTTCGGGAAGCAGTACTGTCCGTGCCGGATCAGGAGCGGCGACGCGGCGGAGGACAGAAAAATCATCTGCCCCTGCATCTATCACCGGGATGAGATTCGGGAGGACGGGCACTGCCACTGCCGTCTTTTCTTCAGGAACGATCAGGGGGTGTCGTCATGA
- a CDS encoding TSUP family transporter, with product MVGILTGLVGLGGGYALVPGLIYLFEAPVYVTMGTSLATMIPLAIVGGGIKLAEGYVAIGAGLILAAGTIVSAQVGAAAIKKFHPATLKLIFGVYFLYVSLKFIMAYFGIAIF from the coding sequence GTGGTCGGCATCCTGACCGGGCTTGTCGGTCTGGGCGGGGGGTATGCCCTTGTTCCCGGTCTGATCTACCTCTTTGAGGCGCCGGTGTACGTCACGATGGGGACGTCGCTGGCAACGATGATCCCCCTTGCGATCGTCGGCGGGGGCATCAAGCTCGCCGAGGGGTATGTTGCAATCGGGGCCGGACTGATCCTGGCCGCGGGAACGATCGTGAGCGCACAGGTCGGTGCCGCCGCGATCAAGAAATTCCACCCTGCGACCCTGAAACTGATCTTCGGCGTGTACTTCCTGTACGTCTCCCTGAAATTTATTATGGCCTATTTCGGGATCGCAATCTTTTAA
- a CDS encoding sulfite exporter TauE/SafE family protein gives MKNYAPTIVLLALIVGLTVWSFSTGMATHEGAPAITFMAVVLLLVVGLAAGMLGGIIGTGGCSVMLPILHFYLGYPVPIAIGTTLFAVIFTAISGGYGHLIRKNLDVKTTAWLGGFGILGVIAGSYVFDLLSDQTALLGLILGLAFVVPAVRMIREGVAHRAITHPEGNVIPGSGGKRDRLGSWSAS, from the coding sequence TTGAAAAACTATGCGCCGACAATTGTTCTGCTGGCCCTCATCGTCGGCCTGACGGTCTGGTCGTTTTCAACGGGCATGGCCACACATGAAGGGGCCCCGGCTATCACGTTCATGGCGGTCGTTCTGCTCCTCGTTGTTGGACTGGCCGCGGGGATGCTCGGCGGTATTATCGGGACCGGGGGCTGCAGCGTCATGCTGCCGATCCTCCACTTTTACCTGGGATATCCGGTGCCCATCGCGATAGGCACCACCCTTTTCGCGGTGATCTTTACCGCGATCTCCGGGGGATATGGCCACCTGATCCGGAAAAACCTGGATGTAAAGACCACCGCATGGCTTGGCGGGTTTGGCATTCTCGGTGTGATCGCCGGTTCATATGTCTTCGACCTCCTCTCGGATCAAACGGCTCTTTTAGGGCTGATCCTCGGTCTGGCATTCGTGGTGCCAGCGGTCCGCATGATTCGTGAAGGCGTTGCGCACCGGGCGATCACGCACCCGGAGGGAAATGTCATCCCGGGATCTGGGGGAAAAAGGGATCGTTTGGGTTCGTGGTCGGCATCCTGA
- a CDS encoding pyrroline-5-carboxylate reductase family protein, with amino-acid sequence MEDISVGFIGGGRVTGIILAGWKRGGQMPGRVVVSETDPAALAVLKERFPEIEAAGDDPTVPASADIVVLALHPPAIGAVLQAITPALRGGAMLVSLAPKWRIGAIAAVLGAARPVVRMIPNAPSVVGMGYNPFACSPGLRPEECERFVRLFAPLGETVETDEEKLEAYALLTAMGPTYFWFQWYELLDLADSFGLSPEEARTGLFAMVAGALRTMTDAGLSPAQVMDLVPVHPIAGGEEEIRRLYRENLRDLYQKLAG; translated from the coding sequence ATGGAAGATATCAGCGTCGGTTTCATTGGCGGCGGCAGGGTGACCGGGATCATCCTTGCCGGGTGGAAGAGGGGCGGTCAGATGCCCGGGCGGGTTGTGGTCAGCGAGACCGATCCGGCCGCGCTCGCTGTGCTGAAAGAGCGGTTCCCTGAGATCGAGGCCGCCGGCGACGATCCGACCGTACCGGCATCGGCCGATATCGTCGTCCTCGCCCTCCACCCGCCGGCGATCGGGGCGGTGCTGCAGGCGATCACCCCGGCGCTCAGGGGGGGTGCGATGCTCGTCTCCCTGGCGCCGAAGTGGCGGATCGGCGCGATCGCCGCTGTTCTCGGCGCCGCCCGCCCGGTCGTCAGGATGATCCCGAACGCCCCCTCGGTCGTCGGGATGGGCTACAACCCCTTCGCCTGCTCCCCTGGTCTTCGCCCCGAAGAGTGCGAGCGGTTTGTCAGGCTCTTTGCCCCCCTCGGCGAGACGGTCGAGACCGACGAGGAGAAACTGGAGGCCTATGCCCTCCTCACCGCCATGGGTCCGACCTATTTCTGGTTCCAGTGGTACGAACTCCTCGACCTCGCCGATTCCTTCGGTCTCTCGCCTGAAGAGGCGCGCACCGGCCTCTTTGCAATGGTCGCCGGAGCCCTGCGAACGATGACCGACGCGGGTCTCTCCCCCGCTCAGGTGATGGATCTTGTGCCGGTGCACCCGATCGCCGGCGGGGAGGAGGAGATCAGGCGCCTGTACAGGGAGAACCTGCGCGACCTGTATCAGAAACTGGCAGGCTGA